One genomic region from Peromyscus eremicus chromosome 20, PerEre_H2_v1, whole genome shotgun sequence encodes:
- the Hsf1 gene encoding heat shock factor protein 1 isoform X2: MDLAVGPGAAGPSNVPAFLTKLWTLVSDPDTDALICWSPSGNSFHVFDQGQFAKEVLPKYFKHNNMASFVRQLNMYGFRKVVHIEQGGLVKPERDDTEFQHPCFLRGQEQLLENIKRKVTSVSTLKSEDIKIRQDSVTRLLTDVQLMKGKQECMDSKLLAMKHENEALWREVASLRQKHAQQQKVVNKLIQFLISLVQSNRILGVKRKIPLMLSDSTSAHSVPKYGRQYSLEHVHGPGPYSAPSPAYSSSSLYTSDAVTSSGPIISDITELAPTSPLASPGRSIDERPLSSSTLVRVKEEPPSPPRSPRVLEASPGRPSSMDTPLSPTAFIDSILRESEPTPAASNTASMDTTGAHAPAPPAPSIPEKCLSVACLDNLARAPQMSGVARLFPCPSSSFLHGRVQPGNELSDHLDAMDSNLDNLQTMLTSHGFSVDTSALLDIQDLLSPQEPPKPIEAENSNPDSGKQLVHYTAQPLFLLDPDAVDTGNSELPVLFELGESSYFSEGDDYTDDPTISLLTGSEPPKAKDPTVS; the protein is encoded by the exons ATGGATCTGGCTGTGGGCCCCGGTGCAGCGGGGCCCAGCAACGTCCCGGCCTTCCTAACCAAGCTATGGACCCTCGTGAGCGACCCGGACACCGACGCGCTCATCTGCTGGAGCCCG AGTGGGAACAGCTTCCACGTGTTTGACCAGGGCCAGTTTGCCAAGGAGGTGCTGCCCAAGTACTTCAAGCACAACAACATGGCCAGCTTCGTGCGGCAGCTCAACATGT ATGGCTTCCGAAAAGTAGTCCACATTGAGCAGGGTGGCCTGGTCAAGCCTGAGAGGGATGACACCGAGTTCCAGCATCCATGTTTCCTGCGTGGCCAGGAACAGCTCCTTGAGAACATCAAGAGGAAAGTGACCAGC GTGTCCACTTTGAAGAGTGAGGACATAAAAATACGCCAGGACAGTGTCACCAGGCTGTTGACGGATGTGCAGCTGATGAAGGGGAAACAGGAGTGTATGGACTCCAAGCTCCTGGCCATGAAGCA CGAGAACGAGGCCCTGTGGCGGGAGGTGGCCAGCCTGCGGCAGAAGCATGCCCAGCAGCAAAAAGTTGTCAACAAG CTCATTCAGTTCCTGATCTCACTGGTGCAGTCGAACCGGATCCTGGGGGTGAAGAGAAAGAT CCCTCTGATGTTGAGCGACAGCACCTCGGCACACTCTGTGCCCAAGTATGGCCGACAGTACTCCCTGGAGCATGTCCATGGTCCTGGCCCATACTCA GCTCCATCTCCAGCCTACAGCAGCTCTAGCCTTTACACCTCTGATGCTGTCACCAGCTCTGGACCCATAATCTCCGATATCACTGAGCTGGCTCCTACCAGCCCTTTGGCATCCCCAGGCAGGAGCATAGATGAGAG GCCGCTGTCCAGCAGCACCCTGGTCCGCGTCAAGGAAGAGCCTCCCAGCCCACCTCGGAGCCCTCGAGTACTGGAGGCAAGCCCTGGGCGCCCATCCTCCATGGATACACCTTTATCCCCAACTGCCTTCATTGACTCCATCCTTCGAGAGAGCGAGCCGACCCCTGCTGCCTCAAACACAGCCTCTATGGATACAACCGGAGCCCATGCCCCTGCACCCCCAGCCCCCTCTATTCCTGAGAAGTGCCTCAGCGTAGCCTGCCTAGACAA TTTGGCTCGCGCTCCACAGATGTCTGGGGTCGCCCGCCTCTTCCcctgcccctcctcttcctttctgcaTGGCCGAGTCCAGCCAGG GAACGAGCTCAGTGATCACTTGGATGCCATGGACTCCAACCTGGACAACCTGCAGACCATGCTGACAAGCCACGGCTTCAGCGTGGACACCAGCGCCCTGCTGGAC ATTCAGGATCTCCTATCTCCCCAAGAGCCCCCCAAGCCTATTGAGGCAGAGAACAGTAACCCTGACTCAG GGAAGCAGCTGGTGCACTACACGGCTCAGCCCCTGTTCCTGCTGGACCCTGACGCCGTGGACACAGGGAACAGCGAACTGCCTGTGCTCTTTGAGCTAGGGGAAAGCTCCTACTTCTCCGAGGGGGATGACTACACGGACGACCCCACGATTTCTCTTCTGACGGGCTCTGAACCCCCCAAAGCCAAAGACCCCACTGTCTCCTAG
- the Hsf1 gene encoding heat shock factor protein 1 isoform X4, whose translation MDLAVGPGAAGPSNVPAFLTKLWTLVSDPDTDALICWSPSGNSFHVFDQGQFAKEVLPKYFKHNNMASFVRQLNMYGFRKVVHIEQGGLVKPERDDTEFQHPCFLRGQEQLLENIKRKVTSVSTLKSEDIKIRQDSVTRLLTDVQLMKGKQECMDSKLLAMKHENEALWREVASLRQKHAQQQKVVNKLIQFLISLVQSNRILGVKRKIPLMLSDSTSAHSVPKYGRQYSLEHVHGPGPYSAPSPAYSSSSLYTSDAVTSSGPIISDITELAPTSPLASPGRSIDERPLSSSTLVRVKEEPPSPPRSPRVLEASPGRPSSMDTPLSPTAFIDSILRESEPTPAASNTASMDTTGAHAPAPPAPSIPEKCLSVACLDKNELSDHLDAMDSNLDNLQTMLTSHGFSVDTSALLDIQDLLSPQEPPKPIEAENSNPDSGKQLVHYTAQPLFLLDPDAVDTGNSELPVLFELGESSYFSEGDDYTDDPTISLLTGSEPPKAKDPTVS comes from the exons ATGGATCTGGCTGTGGGCCCCGGTGCAGCGGGGCCCAGCAACGTCCCGGCCTTCCTAACCAAGCTATGGACCCTCGTGAGCGACCCGGACACCGACGCGCTCATCTGCTGGAGCCCG AGTGGGAACAGCTTCCACGTGTTTGACCAGGGCCAGTTTGCCAAGGAGGTGCTGCCCAAGTACTTCAAGCACAACAACATGGCCAGCTTCGTGCGGCAGCTCAACATGT ATGGCTTCCGAAAAGTAGTCCACATTGAGCAGGGTGGCCTGGTCAAGCCTGAGAGGGATGACACCGAGTTCCAGCATCCATGTTTCCTGCGTGGCCAGGAACAGCTCCTTGAGAACATCAAGAGGAAAGTGACCAGC GTGTCCACTTTGAAGAGTGAGGACATAAAAATACGCCAGGACAGTGTCACCAGGCTGTTGACGGATGTGCAGCTGATGAAGGGGAAACAGGAGTGTATGGACTCCAAGCTCCTGGCCATGAAGCA CGAGAACGAGGCCCTGTGGCGGGAGGTGGCCAGCCTGCGGCAGAAGCATGCCCAGCAGCAAAAAGTTGTCAACAAG CTCATTCAGTTCCTGATCTCACTGGTGCAGTCGAACCGGATCCTGGGGGTGAAGAGAAAGAT CCCTCTGATGTTGAGCGACAGCACCTCGGCACACTCTGTGCCCAAGTATGGCCGACAGTACTCCCTGGAGCATGTCCATGGTCCTGGCCCATACTCA GCTCCATCTCCAGCCTACAGCAGCTCTAGCCTTTACACCTCTGATGCTGTCACCAGCTCTGGACCCATAATCTCCGATATCACTGAGCTGGCTCCTACCAGCCCTTTGGCATCCCCAGGCAGGAGCATAGATGAGAG GCCGCTGTCCAGCAGCACCCTGGTCCGCGTCAAGGAAGAGCCTCCCAGCCCACCTCGGAGCCCTCGAGTACTGGAGGCAAGCCCTGGGCGCCCATCCTCCATGGATACACCTTTATCCCCAACTGCCTTCATTGACTCCATCCTTCGAGAGAGCGAGCCGACCCCTGCTGCCTCAAACACAGCCTCTATGGATACAACCGGAGCCCATGCCCCTGCACCCCCAGCCCCCTCTATTCCTGAGAAGTGCCTCAGCGTAGCCTGCCTAGACAA GAACGAGCTCAGTGATCACTTGGATGCCATGGACTCCAACCTGGACAACCTGCAGACCATGCTGACAAGCCACGGCTTCAGCGTGGACACCAGCGCCCTGCTGGAC ATTCAGGATCTCCTATCTCCCCAAGAGCCCCCCAAGCCTATTGAGGCAGAGAACAGTAACCCTGACTCAG GGAAGCAGCTGGTGCACTACACGGCTCAGCCCCTGTTCCTGCTGGACCCTGACGCCGTGGACACAGGGAACAGCGAACTGCCTGTGCTCTTTGAGCTAGGGGAAAGCTCCTACTTCTCCGAGGGGGATGACTACACGGACGACCCCACGATTTCTCTTCTGACGGGCTCTGAACCCCCCAAAGCCAAAGACCCCACTGTCTCCTAG
- the Hsf1 gene encoding heat shock factor protein 1 isoform X1, producing MDLAVGPGAAGPSNVPAFLTKLWTLVSDPDTDALICWSPSGNSFHVFDQGQFAKEVLPKYFKHNNMASFVRQLNMYGFRKVVHIEQGGLVKPERDDTEFQHPCFLRGQEQLLENIKRKVTSVSTLKSEDIKIRQDSVTRLLTDVQLMKGKQECMDSKLLAMKHENEALWREVASLRQKHAQQQKVVNKLIQFLISLVQSNRILGVKRKIPLMLSDSTSAHSVPKYGRQYSLEHVHGPGPYSAPSPAYSSSSLYTSDAVTSSGPIISDITELAPTSPLASPGRSIDERPLSSSTLVRVKEEPPSPPRSPRVLEASPGRPSSMDTPLSPTAFIDSILRESEPTPAASNTASMDTTGAHAPAPPAPSIPEKCLSVACLDNLARAPQMSGVARLFPCPSSSFLHGRVQPGNELSDHLDAMDSNLDNLQTMLTSHGFSVDTSALLDLFSPSVTMPDMSLPDLDSSLASIQDLLSPQEPPKPIEAENSNPDSGKQLVHYTAQPLFLLDPDAVDTGNSELPVLFELGESSYFSEGDDYTDDPTISLLTGSEPPKAKDPTVS from the exons ATGGATCTGGCTGTGGGCCCCGGTGCAGCGGGGCCCAGCAACGTCCCGGCCTTCCTAACCAAGCTATGGACCCTCGTGAGCGACCCGGACACCGACGCGCTCATCTGCTGGAGCCCG AGTGGGAACAGCTTCCACGTGTTTGACCAGGGCCAGTTTGCCAAGGAGGTGCTGCCCAAGTACTTCAAGCACAACAACATGGCCAGCTTCGTGCGGCAGCTCAACATGT ATGGCTTCCGAAAAGTAGTCCACATTGAGCAGGGTGGCCTGGTCAAGCCTGAGAGGGATGACACCGAGTTCCAGCATCCATGTTTCCTGCGTGGCCAGGAACAGCTCCTTGAGAACATCAAGAGGAAAGTGACCAGC GTGTCCACTTTGAAGAGTGAGGACATAAAAATACGCCAGGACAGTGTCACCAGGCTGTTGACGGATGTGCAGCTGATGAAGGGGAAACAGGAGTGTATGGACTCCAAGCTCCTGGCCATGAAGCA CGAGAACGAGGCCCTGTGGCGGGAGGTGGCCAGCCTGCGGCAGAAGCATGCCCAGCAGCAAAAAGTTGTCAACAAG CTCATTCAGTTCCTGATCTCACTGGTGCAGTCGAACCGGATCCTGGGGGTGAAGAGAAAGAT CCCTCTGATGTTGAGCGACAGCACCTCGGCACACTCTGTGCCCAAGTATGGCCGACAGTACTCCCTGGAGCATGTCCATGGTCCTGGCCCATACTCA GCTCCATCTCCAGCCTACAGCAGCTCTAGCCTTTACACCTCTGATGCTGTCACCAGCTCTGGACCCATAATCTCCGATATCACTGAGCTGGCTCCTACCAGCCCTTTGGCATCCCCAGGCAGGAGCATAGATGAGAG GCCGCTGTCCAGCAGCACCCTGGTCCGCGTCAAGGAAGAGCCTCCCAGCCCACCTCGGAGCCCTCGAGTACTGGAGGCAAGCCCTGGGCGCCCATCCTCCATGGATACACCTTTATCCCCAACTGCCTTCATTGACTCCATCCTTCGAGAGAGCGAGCCGACCCCTGCTGCCTCAAACACAGCCTCTATGGATACAACCGGAGCCCATGCCCCTGCACCCCCAGCCCCCTCTATTCCTGAGAAGTGCCTCAGCGTAGCCTGCCTAGACAA TTTGGCTCGCGCTCCACAGATGTCTGGGGTCGCCCGCCTCTTCCcctgcccctcctcttcctttctgcaTGGCCGAGTCCAGCCAGG GAACGAGCTCAGTGATCACTTGGATGCCATGGACTCCAACCTGGACAACCTGCAGACCATGCTGACAAGCCACGGCTTCAGCGTGGACACCAGCGCCCTGCTGGAC ctGTTCAGCCCCTCGGTGACCATGCCCGACATGAGCCTGCCTGACCTGGACAGCAGCCTGGCCAGC ATTCAGGATCTCCTATCTCCCCAAGAGCCCCCCAAGCCTATTGAGGCAGAGAACAGTAACCCTGACTCAG GGAAGCAGCTGGTGCACTACACGGCTCAGCCCCTGTTCCTGCTGGACCCTGACGCCGTGGACACAGGGAACAGCGAACTGCCTGTGCTCTTTGAGCTAGGGGAAAGCTCCTACTTCTCCGAGGGGGATGACTACACGGACGACCCCACGATTTCTCTTCTGACGGGCTCTGAACCCCCCAAAGCCAAAGACCCCACTGTCTCCTAG
- the Hsf1 gene encoding heat shock factor protein 1 isoform X3 codes for MDLAVGPGAAGPSNVPAFLTKLWTLVSDPDTDALICWSPSGNSFHVFDQGQFAKEVLPKYFKHNNMASFVRQLNMYGFRKVVHIEQGGLVKPERDDTEFQHPCFLRGQEQLLENIKRKVTSVSTLKSEDIKIRQDSVTRLLTDVQLMKGKQECMDSKLLAMKHENEALWREVASLRQKHAQQQKVVNKLIQFLISLVQSNRILGVKRKIPLMLSDSTSAHSVPKYGRQYSLEHVHGPGPYSAPSPAYSSSSLYTSDAVTSSGPIISDITELAPTSPLASPGRSIDERPLSSSTLVRVKEEPPSPPRSPRVLEASPGRPSSMDTPLSPTAFIDSILRESEPTPAASNTASMDTTGAHAPAPPAPSIPEKCLSVACLDKNELSDHLDAMDSNLDNLQTMLTSHGFSVDTSALLDLFSPSVTMPDMSLPDLDSSLASIQDLLSPQEPPKPIEAENSNPDSGKQLVHYTAQPLFLLDPDAVDTGNSELPVLFELGESSYFSEGDDYTDDPTISLLTGSEPPKAKDPTVS; via the exons ATGGATCTGGCTGTGGGCCCCGGTGCAGCGGGGCCCAGCAACGTCCCGGCCTTCCTAACCAAGCTATGGACCCTCGTGAGCGACCCGGACACCGACGCGCTCATCTGCTGGAGCCCG AGTGGGAACAGCTTCCACGTGTTTGACCAGGGCCAGTTTGCCAAGGAGGTGCTGCCCAAGTACTTCAAGCACAACAACATGGCCAGCTTCGTGCGGCAGCTCAACATGT ATGGCTTCCGAAAAGTAGTCCACATTGAGCAGGGTGGCCTGGTCAAGCCTGAGAGGGATGACACCGAGTTCCAGCATCCATGTTTCCTGCGTGGCCAGGAACAGCTCCTTGAGAACATCAAGAGGAAAGTGACCAGC GTGTCCACTTTGAAGAGTGAGGACATAAAAATACGCCAGGACAGTGTCACCAGGCTGTTGACGGATGTGCAGCTGATGAAGGGGAAACAGGAGTGTATGGACTCCAAGCTCCTGGCCATGAAGCA CGAGAACGAGGCCCTGTGGCGGGAGGTGGCCAGCCTGCGGCAGAAGCATGCCCAGCAGCAAAAAGTTGTCAACAAG CTCATTCAGTTCCTGATCTCACTGGTGCAGTCGAACCGGATCCTGGGGGTGAAGAGAAAGAT CCCTCTGATGTTGAGCGACAGCACCTCGGCACACTCTGTGCCCAAGTATGGCCGACAGTACTCCCTGGAGCATGTCCATGGTCCTGGCCCATACTCA GCTCCATCTCCAGCCTACAGCAGCTCTAGCCTTTACACCTCTGATGCTGTCACCAGCTCTGGACCCATAATCTCCGATATCACTGAGCTGGCTCCTACCAGCCCTTTGGCATCCCCAGGCAGGAGCATAGATGAGAG GCCGCTGTCCAGCAGCACCCTGGTCCGCGTCAAGGAAGAGCCTCCCAGCCCACCTCGGAGCCCTCGAGTACTGGAGGCAAGCCCTGGGCGCCCATCCTCCATGGATACACCTTTATCCCCAACTGCCTTCATTGACTCCATCCTTCGAGAGAGCGAGCCGACCCCTGCTGCCTCAAACACAGCCTCTATGGATACAACCGGAGCCCATGCCCCTGCACCCCCAGCCCCCTCTATTCCTGAGAAGTGCCTCAGCGTAGCCTGCCTAGACAA GAACGAGCTCAGTGATCACTTGGATGCCATGGACTCCAACCTGGACAACCTGCAGACCATGCTGACAAGCCACGGCTTCAGCGTGGACACCAGCGCCCTGCTGGAC ctGTTCAGCCCCTCGGTGACCATGCCCGACATGAGCCTGCCTGACCTGGACAGCAGCCTGGCCAGC ATTCAGGATCTCCTATCTCCCCAAGAGCCCCCCAAGCCTATTGAGGCAGAGAACAGTAACCCTGACTCAG GGAAGCAGCTGGTGCACTACACGGCTCAGCCCCTGTTCCTGCTGGACCCTGACGCCGTGGACACAGGGAACAGCGAACTGCCTGTGCTCTTTGAGCTAGGGGAAAGCTCCTACTTCTCCGAGGGGGATGACTACACGGACGACCCCACGATTTCTCTTCTGACGGGCTCTGAACCCCCCAAAGCCAAAGACCCCACTGTCTCCTAG